The genomic stretch AATGGAGCGTGGCTTCGGGTTATGTGGCGGTGAGACAGAGCGCCTATGAGGATCCCGCGATGAAAGAGCATGTGAGCAAGAACCCGGAATATCTCGTTGCAAGAGATCAGTTGAAGTATGCCCACGGAAAGATGATGGCCAAGAATTTCCAGAAGGTTCGGGAGATTCTGAAGCGGCAGCTCGACGACGCCGTGGCCGGGAAGATCGCCCCGGCTGAGGCCCTGAAGATCGCCCAGAATGAGATTCAAGGGGTGATCAAGTGAAGGATTAGAATCCAGGAGGAAACGGGGAGGGGATGGGGGTCCCATTCCCTCCTTTCATCTCCTTATGAGACGCATCGAACGTTGGACGAGTTACAGTTATCTGTTTCCGGGGCTTTTCTTCATGGGGGTCTTCACCTTCATTCCGGTCTTCATGGCCGCCTATCTCTCCCTGTTTAAATGGAATGTCAGTCACCCCGAACCGACCTTCACCGGTTTGTCCAACTATGTAGAGGTTTTCAAGGCCCCCCTTTTCTGGTTGGTTTTGAAAAACAACCTCCTCTATGCCTTCACCACCATCCCGATCAGCATGGGCCTCGCCCTCTTTCTGGCGATCCTGATCAATCAGAGGATGGGATGGATCCGGAGCCTCTACAGGGGATGTTTATTTTATCCCACGATGATCCCCATGGTGGCGGCGGCGATGCTCTGGGTCTGGATCTTCAATCCGGGGTTGGGGATTTTCAATTACTATCTCGGGTTTCTCGGTGTTCCGAAGATCGAATGGCTCTACGATATGCGCTTCGCCCTCCTCGCCATCATCATCATGAGCATCTGGAAGAATTTCGGCTACTACATGCTCATCTTTCTGGCCGGCCTTCAGAGCATCCCCAAGCATTATTATGAAGCCGCGGCCATCGACGGCGCGACCGGGTGGAAACAATTCCGGTACGTCACCTTTCCCATGCTCGCCCCGGCCACCCTCTTCGTCTTCGTCGTGGCCATCATCTCCTCCTTTCAGGTCTTCGATCAGGTCTTTGTAATGACCCAGGGCGGGCCAGGCGATCGGACGAACGTCTTGGTGTTCTACATCTATCAACATGCTTTTCGATTCTGGGACCTCGGCATGGGATCCACCCTGACCACCCTCTTCATGCTCGGGCTTCTG from Thermodesulfobacteriota bacterium encodes the following:
- a CDS encoding sugar ABC transporter permease, with protein sequence MRRIERWTSYSYLFPGLFFMGVFTFIPVFMAAYLSLFKWNVSHPEPTFTGLSNYVEVFKAPLFWLVLKNNLLYAFTTIPISMGLALFLAILINQRMGWIRSLYRGCLFYPTMIPMVAAAMLWVWIFNPGLGIFNYYLGFLGVPKIEWLYDMRFALLAIIIMSIWKNFGYYMLIFLAGLQSIPKHYYEAAAIDGATGWKQFRYVTFPMLAPATLFVFVVAIISSFQVFDQVFVMTQGGPGDRTNVLVFYIYQHAFRFWDLGMGSTLTTLFMLGLLVAIWLVFRVIGRRVYYEV